Proteins found in one Leishmania donovani BPK282A1 complete genome, chromosome 13 genomic segment:
- a CDS encoding actyltransferase-like protein: MASTANAGVDGLCPATRDAAAEVLWAKLDEVQKLLANKPDAKELFTKYTVFRSVVGEVKPVFTDSVRTRVKVFCEEPAFAVPEECDDFEPVSLHVVAYLNYTLFMEEMRELMVQARLLKSIGMEGSGLRFQRREQNIVAPDNEPRTGSSSKPSGQVSMHKPSYRPATLIPVGTLRMRRVSKASEAGKLAEVVAKIERVCVVKSARCFDAGRALMRAAEKIARDAFHVRWALTYAQLSSKDFYTKAGYTPKDGRACMDLHTPHVVMIKCLVDASM, from the coding sequence ATGGCCTCCACTGCGAATGCCGGCGTGGATGGCTTGTGCCCCGCGACGCgggacgccgctgctgaggtgCTGTGGGCAAAGCTGGATGAGGTGCAGAAGCTACTCGCGAATAAGCCGGACGCGAAGGAGCTCTTCACCAAGTACACAGTGTTCCGCTCCGTGGTGGGCGAGGTGAAGCCCGTCTTCACCGACTCGGTGCGCACACGGGTGAAGGTGTTCTGCGAGGAGCCGGCCTTTGCCGTGCCAGAAGAATGCGACGACTTCGAGCCAGTCTCGCTGCACGTTGTGGCGTACTTAAACTACACGCTCTTTATGGAGGAGATGAGGGAGCTGATGGTGcaggcgcggctgctgaaGAGTATCGGGATGGAGGGCTCAGGGCTGCGGTTCCAGCGCCGCGAGCAAAACATCGTCGCGCCGGACAACGAACCGCGCActggaagcagcagcaagccaTCTGGCCAGGTGTCAATGCACAAGCCGAGCTACCGCCCTGCGACACTCATCCCCGTTGGCACGCTGCGGATGCGTCGGGTCTCGAAGGCGTCGGAGGCAGGAAAGCTTGCGGAGGTGGTTGCCAAGAtcgagcgcgtgtgcgttgtCAAGAGCGCTCGCTGCTTTGACGCCGGTCGGGCTTTGATGAGAGCAGCCGAGAAGATCGCCCGGGACGCTTTCCACGTCCGCTGGGCCCTTACATACGCGCAGCTGAGCTCCAAGGATTTTTATACCAAGGCCGGCTACACGCCAAAGGAcgggcgtgcgtgcatggaCTTGCATACGCCGCATGTTGTGATGATCAAGTGCTTGGTGGATGCCTCGATGTGA